Proteins co-encoded in one Halococcus salifodinae DSM 8989 genomic window:
- a CDS encoding TCP-1/cpn60 chaperonin family protein: protein MTADIDGDAGLAADERGEWTLRDAEAREYVRGAARATVSLVESTYGPRGLEKLVETVDHQDVPETVRAGDAGRLFDAVERGGGFTHPVSALFVDAVDGMQRGLNDGTTAATLLGGALLDEGFDLVEEGLAPGSVIMGYAMARARAGETLDALARPVAVDDRATVRAVAETTMTADLDPAVRRRDAERIVDAVRELAAADERGWVDTDDAKVLAARGAGDEFHRGLVLSRPADTGPNGAGVTEPLADATVTVLDDDVDFESTASSFGGDAGAGVHLDSADAVADYRRGLEGRIESAATGLAEMGVDVLVCMEALDADVARAFERVGVAVVDKATYPKDDIYRLARATSATATSDVADLGPDRLGRAGRVAERRVDDEVWTAFEDCSGSVYTIVAGADTPEAADRRRESIEDALETTATAAMDGQVLPGACAPAAAVAAALREYAPSVSGTEQLAIDAFADALDRLPYVLAANAGLDPIDALTRLRSAHGGGSRGGEAAGEPSSMGVDLDTGEPVDAWEAGVVEPRRVFSQAVETGGAVVEQLLTIDAVLHPNVDLPGYTPRTEHE from the coding sequence ATGACAGCCGACATCGATGGTGACGCGGGGCTCGCAGCCGACGAGCGAGGGGAGTGGACCCTCCGCGACGCCGAGGCGCGCGAGTACGTCAGGGGTGCCGCCCGCGCGACGGTCTCGCTGGTCGAGTCGACGTACGGGCCGCGAGGGCTGGAGAAACTCGTCGAAACCGTGGACCACCAGGACGTCCCGGAGACCGTGCGGGCCGGCGACGCCGGGCGACTGTTCGACGCCGTCGAACGCGGCGGGGGGTTCACCCACCCAGTCTCCGCGCTGTTCGTCGACGCCGTCGACGGGATGCAGCGCGGGCTGAACGACGGTACGACCGCAGCGACACTGCTCGGGGGCGCACTGTTGGACGAGGGGTTCGACCTCGTGGAGGAGGGACTCGCGCCGGGGAGCGTCATCATGGGGTACGCGATGGCTCGGGCCCGGGCTGGCGAGACGCTCGACGCCCTCGCCCGGCCGGTCGCCGTCGACGACCGGGCGACGGTCCGGGCGGTCGCGGAGACGACGATGACCGCCGACCTCGACCCGGCCGTCCGCCGACGCGACGCCGAACGGATCGTCGACGCCGTCCGCGAGCTCGCGGCCGCGGACGAGCGCGGCTGGGTCGACACGGACGACGCGAAGGTGCTCGCCGCGCGGGGAGCGGGCGACGAGTTCCACCGCGGCCTCGTCCTGTCGCGCCCCGCCGACACCGGTCCGAACGGGGCTGGCGTGACCGAGCCGCTGGCCGACGCGACCGTGACGGTGCTCGACGACGACGTCGACTTCGAGTCGACCGCGAGCAGCTTCGGAGGGGACGCCGGCGCCGGCGTGCACCTCGACTCCGCCGACGCCGTCGCCGACTACCGCCGCGGTCTCGAGGGACGCATCGAGTCGGCGGCGACCGGGCTCGCCGAGATGGGGGTCGACGTGTTGGTCTGTATGGAGGCGCTCGACGCGGACGTCGCCCGGGCGTTCGAGCGCGTCGGGGTCGCCGTCGTCGACAAGGCCACGTATCCGAAAGACGATATCTACCGTCTCGCGCGTGCGACCAGCGCGACGGCCACCTCGGACGTCGCCGACCTCGGCCCCGATCGACTGGGCCGCGCCGGACGGGTCGCGGAGCGGCGGGTCGACGACGAGGTGTGGACCGCGTTCGAGGACTGCTCCGGCTCCGTCTACACCATCGTCGCGGGCGCCGACACCCCCGAGGCGGCCGACCGGCGCCGCGAGTCGATCGAGGACGCCCTGGAGACGACGGCCACGGCGGCGATGGACGGACAGGTCCTCCCGGGTGCCTGCGCGCCCGCCGCGGCCGTCGCAGCCGCGCTCCGCGAGTACGCCCCGAGCGTCAGCGGGACGGAACAGCTCGCGATCGACGCGTTCGCGGACGCGCTCGACCGACTCCCGTACGTCCTCGCGGCCAACGCCGGCCTCGATCCGATCGACGCGCTGACCCGCCTCCGGAGCGCTCACGGCGGGGGGAGCCGCGGTGGGGAGGCCGCGGGTGAGCCGTCATCGATGGGCGTCGACCTCGACACCGGCGAACCCGTCGACGCCTGGGAGGCGGGCGTCGTCGAACCGCGGCGCGTGTTCTCGCAGGCGGTCGAGACCGGCGGCGCCGTCGTCGAGCAGCTGCTCACGATCGACGCCGTGCTACACCCGAACGTGGACCTCCCCGGGTACACGCCGCGTACGGAACACGAATAG
- a CDS encoding NAD(P)-dependent oxidoreductase, producing the protein MSSQTVGFVGLGIMGEPMANNVLDAGYDVVVHNRSEGPVDRLADAGATPAASPAGVARESDVVITVLPDTPVVESVVLGEGEHEGADKPVIDGVDEGSTVIDMSTISPVATERIAEELETAGAAFLDAPISGGEEGAVEATLSIMVGGGESTFAAAEELFEAMGKTVTHCGPTGAGQVTKAANQIIVGSTLQAVSEALLFAKRAGADLDAVLDAVSDGAAGCWALDARAPRVIEGNFDPGFFAAYQYKDLRIATRAGEEYGAPMPATSVVHEQYKAMETMGNGQDDHSAVIKVLETMAGEEARVEE; encoded by the coding sequence ATGTCTTCGCAGACCGTGGGATTCGTCGGCCTCGGCATCATGGGCGAACCGATGGCGAACAACGTGCTCGACGCGGGCTACGATGTCGTCGTCCACAACCGGTCCGAGGGGCCGGTCGACCGACTGGCCGACGCCGGGGCGACTCCGGCCGCGTCGCCGGCGGGAGTCGCGCGGGAGTCGGACGTAGTGATCACCGTCCTTCCCGACACGCCGGTCGTCGAGTCGGTCGTGCTGGGCGAGGGAGAGCACGAAGGAGCGGACAAGCCGGTCATCGACGGTGTCGACGAGGGGTCGACTGTGATCGACATGTCGACGATCTCGCCGGTCGCCACCGAGCGGATCGCCGAGGAACTGGAAACCGCGGGCGCCGCCTTCCTCGACGCGCCGATTAGCGGGGGTGAAGAGGGTGCCGTGGAGGCGACGCTCTCGATCATGGTCGGGGGCGGCGAATCGACGTTCGCCGCGGCCGAGGAGTTGTTCGAGGCCATGGGCAAGACAGTCACCCACTGCGGACCGACGGGAGCCGGGCAGGTGACCAAGGCCGCGAACCAGATCATCGTCGGCTCTACCCTCCAGGCCGTGAGCGAGGCGTTGCTGTTCGCGAAGCGCGCCGGCGCCGACCTGGACGCCGTCCTCGACGCCGTTAGCGACGGCGCGGCTGGCTGCTGGGCACTCGACGCTCGCGCACCGCGGGTGATCGAGGGGAACTTCGACCCCGGATTCTTCGCCGCGTACCAGTACAAGGACCTCCGGATCGCCACCCGCGCGGGCGAGGAGTACGGCGCCCCGATGCCGGCCACGTCGGTCGTCCACGAGCAGTACAAGGCGATGGAGACGATGGGGAACGGCCAGGACGACCACTCGGCGGTCATCAAGGTGCTGGAGACGATGGCCGGTGAGGAGGCGCGAGTCGAGGAGTGA